A region from the Stutzerimonas stutzeri genome encodes:
- a CDS encoding RBBP9/YdeN family alpha/beta hydrolase, with product MIRYLIVPGWKGSPAAHWQSHWQHNLSGSARVEQADWLNPRRDRWIAELDRTIAMSAQPTILIAHSLGCITIAHWAAQASMDTLQRVRGALLVAPADVQRDGCPDALRDFAPIPRQALPFPSLLIGSDNDAAATAERAIELGQEWGSETVILKGVGHINTQSGHTRWTSGFAYLYRLQHRVAQEARKSA from the coding sequence ATGATCCGTTATCTGATAGTGCCAGGCTGGAAGGGCTCACCTGCAGCCCACTGGCAAAGCCATTGGCAGCACAACCTTTCCGGTAGCGCGAGGGTAGAGCAGGCCGATTGGCTGAACCCTCGCCGCGATCGCTGGATTGCCGAGCTGGATCGCACTATTGCGATGAGCGCCCAGCCGACCATCCTCATTGCGCACAGTCTGGGCTGCATCACCATTGCCCACTGGGCCGCACAAGCATCGATGGACACATTGCAGCGGGTTCGTGGCGCACTGCTGGTCGCTCCAGCGGATGTGCAGCGTGATGGCTGCCCCGATGCGCTACGCGATTTCGCGCCGATTCCACGCCAGGCCCTGCCATTTCCTAGCCTGTTGATCGGATCCGACAACGATGCCGCTGCAACAGCCGAACGGGCCATTGAACTGGGGCAGGAGTGGGGAAGCGAAACCGTCATACTGAAGGGCGTTGGTCACATCAACACGCAATCGGGCCATACCCGGTGGACGTCAGGCTTCGCCTATCTGTATCGCCTGCAGCATCGAGTCGCTCAAGAGGCCCGGAAATCGGCCTGA
- a CDS encoding peroxiredoxin, which produces MSIRLGDIAPDFEQDSSEGRIRFHEWLGDSWGVLFSHPADFTPVCTTELGLTAKLKDEFAKRNVKAIALSVDPVDSHVKWIDDINETQSTRVNFPILADADRKVSELYDLIHPNANDTLTVRSLFVIDPNKKVRLIITYPASTGRNFNEILRVIDSLQLTDNHKVATPANWQDGEEVVIVPSLQDEEELKRRFPKGYRAIKPYLRLTPQPNRD; this is translated from the coding sequence ATGAGCATCCGTCTCGGTGACATCGCCCCCGATTTCGAACAGGACTCCAGCGAAGGCCGCATTCGTTTTCATGAATGGCTCGGCGACAGCTGGGGCGTGTTGTTCTCGCATCCGGCGGATTTCACGCCGGTCTGCACCACCGAGCTCGGCTTGACCGCCAAGCTCAAAGACGAGTTCGCCAAGCGCAACGTCAAGGCCATCGCGCTGTCAGTCGACCCGGTAGATTCGCATGTGAAGTGGATCGATGACATCAACGAAACCCAGAGCACGCGGGTCAATTTTCCGATCCTGGCTGACGCCGATCGCAAGGTCTCCGAGCTGTACGACCTGATTCACCCCAATGCCAACGACACCCTGACGGTGCGTTCGCTGTTCGTCATCGATCCGAACAAGAAGGTGCGGCTGATCATTACCTACCCGGCCAGCACCGGGCGCAACTTCAATGAGATTCTGCGTGTGATCGATTCGTTGCAGCTGACTGACAACCATAAGGTCGCGACACCCGCCAACTGGCAGGACGGCGAGGAGGTGGTGATCGTGCCGTCGCTGCAGGACGAGGAGGAACTCAAGCGCCGCTTCCCGAAAGGCTATCGCGCGATCAAACCCTATCTGCGCCTCACGCCGCAGCCCAATCGCGATTAA